In Candidatus Cohnella colombiensis, one DNA window encodes the following:
- the flgC gene encoding flagellar basal body rod protein FlgC: MKLGGFDISASALTAQRLRMDVISANIANAETTRASYVNGQFVPYRRKTVVMQPVTTSFKDMLDSKINGNVPKGVQVTEIREDSTPFKQVYNPTHPDADANGMVYMPNVDMVQEMVDMIAASRSYEANVTALNASKAMFTKSLEIGR, encoded by the coding sequence ATGAAGCTAGGTGGATTTGATATTAGTGCATCAGCATTAACTGCACAAAGACTCAGAATGGACGTTATTTCTGCGAACATCGCAAATGCGGAAACTACGAGAGCTAGCTATGTTAACGGTCAATTCGTACCTTATCGAAGAAAGACTGTAGTCATGCAACCGGTAACGACTTCATTCAAGGATATGTTAGATTCAAAGATTAACGGTAACGTCCCCAAAGGTGTTCAGGTTACTGAGATCAGGGAAGATTCTACACCATTCAAGCAAGTGTATAACCCTACACATCCTGATGCTGATGCGAATGGAATGGTCTATATGCCGAATGTGGATATGGTACAAGAGATGGTGGATATGATTGCTGCTTCTCGTTCATATGAAGCGAACGTAACAGCACTCAATGCCAGCAAAGCGATGTTCACTAAGTCCTTGGAAATTGGTCGATAA
- the trmFO gene encoding FADH(2)-oxidizing methylenetetrahydrofolate--tRNA-(uracil(54)-C(5))-methyltransferase TrmFO, which yields MNDLTSVTVIGAGLAGSEAAWQIAKQGVPVTLYEMRPVKQTPAHHTSSFAELVCSNSLRANGLTNAVGVLKEEMRRLDSLILSCADQHAVPAGGALAVDRDGFSGEVTTRLKEHPLITVVNDEVKQIPSEGIVVVATGPLTSPELSESIKSLLGEEYFYFYDAAAPIIEKDSIDMDKVFLASRYDKGEAAYLNCPMTEEQFERFYEALITAETAEIKDFEKEMYFEGCMPIEVMASRGKQTVLYGPMKPVGLVDPRTGVKSHAVIQLRQDNAAGTLYNLVGFQTHLKWGEQKRVFSLIPGLENAEFVRYGVMHRNTFINSPSLLLPTYQFRQRTNLFFAGQMTGVEGYVESAASGLISGLNAGRLARGLEPLTLPVDTTLGSMANYITTADFKHFQPMNANFGLFPPLDFRVRSKKEKNDAVAARALAQIDVLRNELTQDQSYSV from the coding sequence TTGAATGATCTTACGTCTGTAACTGTAATTGGTGCAGGTCTTGCTGGCAGTGAAGCAGCTTGGCAAATCGCTAAGCAAGGCGTTCCCGTTACATTATATGAAATGCGTCCTGTTAAACAAACACCAGCACATCATACATCGAGTTTTGCTGAGCTAGTCTGTAGCAATAGCTTGCGCGCCAATGGATTAACGAATGCAGTCGGAGTGCTAAAGGAAGAGATGCGAAGACTTGACTCGTTGATTTTGAGCTGTGCAGATCAGCATGCTGTACCAGCAGGTGGAGCACTTGCGGTGGATCGGGACGGATTTTCAGGTGAAGTAACTACACGATTGAAAGAGCATCCGCTGATTACAGTTGTGAATGATGAGGTTAAACAAATTCCTAGTGAGGGCATTGTAGTAGTCGCTACAGGACCGTTAACTTCGCCTGAGCTTTCTGAAAGTATTAAGTCACTGCTGGGCGAGGAATATTTTTATTTCTACGATGCAGCGGCGCCGATCATCGAGAAAGATTCAATCGACATGGATAAAGTGTTTCTTGCTTCTCGATATGATAAAGGTGAAGCGGCTTACTTGAATTGTCCGATGACTGAGGAACAATTCGAGCGGTTTTATGAAGCTCTCATTACTGCCGAAACAGCTGAAATTAAAGATTTCGAGAAGGAAATGTATTTTGAAGGCTGTATGCCGATCGAAGTAATGGCGAGCAGAGGGAAACAGACCGTGCTATATGGCCCGATGAAGCCAGTCGGTTTAGTTGATCCACGTACAGGCGTTAAGTCCCATGCAGTCATTCAGCTAAGACAAGATAATGCTGCGGGCACACTGTATAACCTTGTTGGATTCCAAACCCATTTGAAGTGGGGGGAACAGAAGCGAGTGTTTTCACTCATTCCAGGATTGGAAAATGCCGAATTCGTTCGTTACGGTGTCATGCACCGCAATACATTTATTAATTCACCAAGTCTCCTCCTTCCGACGTACCAATTTAGACAACGTACTAATTTGTTTTTTGCGGGACAAATGACGGGTGTGGAAGGGTATGTGGAATCTGCCGCCTCAGGACTCATTTCAGGTTTAAATGCAGGCCGACTAGCTAGAGGACTTGAGCCTTTGACACTTCCTGTGGATACGACGCTAGGCAGTATGGCGAATTACATTACAACAGCTGATTTTAAGCACTTCCAGCCGATGAATGCGAACTTCGGTCTTTTTCCACCGCTTGATTTTCGAGTGCGTAGCAAGAAGGAGAAAAATGATGCTGTTGCTGCAAGGGCGCTAGCACAGATTGACGTATTGCGTAATGAGCTCACACAAGATCAAAGTTATTCGGTGTAA
- the hslU gene encoding ATP-dependent protease ATPase subunit HslU, whose amino-acid sequence MMHENLTPRQVVAELDKYIVGQKSAKRSVAVALRNRYRRSKLPEDIRDEVVPKNILMIGPTGVGKTEIARRLAKLVQAPFVKLEATKFTEVGYVGRDVESMVRDLVETAIRMVKEERTEKVKDKAEQAANERLIALLVPSPIKQKSQRNPLEMLFGGGSPNEEPEPVDPSLQDKRRDLKARLAGGDLENELVEIEVEDTSPTMMDMFSGPGQDQMGQNMQEMLGQFLPKRHKKRRLSVKEARKVLIIEEANKLIDMDDVHTESVRRAEQSGIIFIDEIDKIASQGRGQGPDVSREGVQRDILPIVEGSTVMTKYGPVKTDYILFIAAGAFHIAKPSDLIPELQGRFPIRVELSSLTDEDFIRILTEPENALTKQYAALLSTEGIEISFTAEAVKELARMAQEVNHNTENIGARRLHTLLEKLLEDLSFEAPELQLESMSITPEYVREKLSSIANNRDLSQYIL is encoded by the coding sequence ATGATGCATGAGAATTTAACGCCTCGCCAAGTGGTGGCAGAGCTTGATAAATACATTGTCGGTCAGAAATCGGCTAAACGTTCCGTTGCGGTCGCATTGCGCAATCGCTATCGTCGGAGCAAATTGCCTGAGGACATTCGAGATGAAGTCGTTCCGAAAAACATTCTAATGATTGGACCTACAGGTGTAGGGAAGACGGAAATTGCACGTCGACTTGCAAAGCTTGTTCAGGCGCCATTCGTTAAGCTAGAAGCGACGAAGTTTACAGAGGTTGGCTATGTTGGGCGCGATGTTGAATCCATGGTTCGCGATCTTGTGGAGACAGCGATTCGCATGGTGAAGGAAGAACGTACGGAGAAGGTAAAGGATAAAGCGGAGCAAGCTGCGAATGAGCGTTTAATTGCGCTTCTAGTCCCGTCACCTATTAAGCAAAAGTCACAACGAAACCCACTTGAAATGCTATTTGGCGGTGGATCGCCAAATGAGGAGCCTGAACCGGTAGATCCTTCTTTGCAGGATAAGCGTCGCGATTTGAAAGCGAGGTTAGCGGGCGGAGATTTAGAGAATGAGCTTGTCGAAATAGAAGTCGAAGATACTTCTCCGACGATGATGGATATGTTCTCAGGTCCTGGGCAGGATCAGATGGGGCAAAATATGCAGGAGATGCTCGGACAGTTTTTACCGAAACGTCACAAGAAGAGACGCCTCAGTGTGAAGGAAGCACGTAAAGTGCTCATCATAGAAGAAGCCAATAAATTGATCGATATGGATGATGTGCACACAGAATCAGTCCGTCGCGCAGAACAATCCGGTATTATCTTCATCGATGAGATCGATAAGATTGCGAGTCAAGGTCGCGGTCAAGGACCTGATGTAAGCCGAGAAGGCGTTCAACGAGATATTTTACCTATAGTTGAAGGCTCGACAGTAATGACGAAGTATGGACCGGTTAAAACCGACTATATCCTATTCATTGCAGCAGGTGCTTTCCATATCGCGAAACCATCAGATTTGATTCCTGAGCTGCAAGGCAGATTTCCAATTCGTGTTGAGCTGAGTAGCTTAACCGACGAAGATTTTATCCGGATTCTTACAGAGCCAGAGAATGCACTTACGAAGCAGTATGCAGCGCTCTTATCAACAGAAGGAATCGAAATCAGCTTTACAGCTGAGGCTGTAAAAGAGCTTGCCCGTATGGCGCAAGAAGTCAATCATAATACAGAGAACATCGGGGCACGCAGATTGCATACATTACTTGAAAAGCTATTGGAAGATTTAAGTTTCGAAGCACCTGAATTACAGCTTGAGTCGATGTCGATTACACCGGAATATGTGCGAGAGAAGCTATCAAGCATAGCCAACAATCGTGATTTAAGTCAATATATTTTATAA
- the codY gene encoding GTP-sensing pleiotropic transcriptional regulator CodY has product MTLLNKTRTLNQLLQKAAGNPLNFREMADGLRETMQGDVFVVSRKGKILGCAHSESFPQFWLNADQTEQMRFPTETNDQLLKIVETVANVDPFPTLSPVDFAFSNKIVTIVPIQGGADRLGTLLLSRDGVVSFGNDDLILAEYGATIIGMEILRERIEEREVEARNKAIVSVAINSLSFSELEAVELIFEQLEGKEGLLVASKIADRAGITRSVIVNALRKLESAGVIETRSLGMKGTYIRILNYQLVHELEHLRK; this is encoded by the coding sequence ATGACGTTGTTGAATAAAACACGTACTCTGAACCAATTGCTGCAGAAGGCTGCTGGAAACCCGCTCAATTTTCGTGAGATGGCAGATGGACTGCGGGAAACGATGCAGGGGGATGTATTTGTCGTTAGTCGTAAAGGAAAGATATTAGGATGTGCACATTCGGAAAGCTTTCCGCAATTTTGGCTTAATGCGGATCAGACAGAGCAAATGCGATTTCCAACGGAGACAAACGACCAGCTACTGAAAATTGTTGAAACAGTTGCAAATGTTGATCCATTTCCCACGTTATCTCCAGTAGACTTTGCGTTTTCTAACAAAATTGTGACTATCGTCCCGATTCAAGGGGGTGCCGATCGTCTTGGGACTTTACTCCTATCTAGAGATGGAGTAGTGTCATTTGGGAATGATGATCTCATTTTGGCAGAGTACGGTGCGACAATAATTGGTATGGAAATTTTGAGAGAACGTATTGAGGAACGAGAGGTTGAAGCTAGAAACAAAGCGATCGTTTCAGTTGCAATAAATTCCTTGTCATTTAGTGAACTTGAAGCTGTGGAGCTCATATTCGAGCAACTTGAAGGTAAAGAAGGGCTTCTAGTTGCTTCAAAAATTGCAGATCGAGCTGGGATAACAAGATCTGTAATCGTCAATGCGTTGCGAAAGCTCGAAAGCGCAGGAGTAATCGAGACGCGCTCGTTAGGAATGAAGGGAACGTATATACGAATTTTGAATTACCAACTGGTTCATGAATTGGAGCATCTGAGGAAATAG
- the hslV gene encoding ATP-dependent protease subunit HslV: MDMSFHATTICAIRHNGKGAIAGDGQVTFGNSMIMKNTAKKVRRLYRGQVLAGFAGSVADAITLFEKFEGKLEEHHGNLQRSAVELAKDWRSDRVLRRLEAMMIVVDATGMLLLSGNGEVIEPDDGILAIGSGGSFALSAARALKRHSPSMEAKEIARASLEVASEICVFTNNNLVVEEI, encoded by the coding sequence ATGGATATGAGCTTTCATGCAACGACAATATGCGCAATTCGTCATAATGGTAAAGGCGCAATTGCGGGTGACGGACAAGTGACATTCGGAAACAGCATGATTATGAAAAACACTGCGAAAAAGGTTCGAAGATTGTACCGTGGCCAAGTACTCGCTGGTTTTGCAGGTTCGGTTGCAGACGCAATCACATTGTTCGAAAAGTTTGAAGGCAAGCTAGAGGAGCATCATGGTAATTTACAACGTTCTGCTGTCGAGCTTGCGAAAGATTGGCGATCAGATCGCGTGTTACGTCGCCTAGAAGCGATGATGATTGTTGTTGATGCGACAGGAATGCTGTTGCTGTCCGGAAACGGGGAAGTCATCGAGCCCGATGATGGGATATTGGCAATTGGTTCAGGTGGGAGCTTTGCCCTGTCGGCTGCGAGAGCCTTAAAGCGTCATTCTCCATCGATGGAAGCGAAAGAAATCGCGCGTGCATCTCTGGAAGTCGCTTCGGAAATATGTGTGTTTACTAACAACAACCTCGTTGTAGAAGAGATTTAA
- the dprA gene encoding DNA-processing protein DprA, translated as MSIVRPDRIKPEQEVKPPIFEHVIQSGITRESLIVLHETEGIGNATIRKIVDQGYQLLYPSLSDASKLREGEWRELGAKPEQASAIVASFRPDVLASRVQWHLKHEVQLVTYLDEGYPPLLREIADPPWVLYYKGNWKLTAQLCIGVVGTRLATAYGRKVAEELSARCANRLTIVSGLARGIDTAAHIGALRGEYGTIAVMASPINQCYPPENRQLYEQIAQKGLIVTEVAPGTKLHKGMFPMRNRIIAALSRGVIVVEAALKSGALITADLAMGYNRDVFIVPGPVTSPSSQGALDYFRQGAYPVLDESDIFFVYQHDIDINGSAAKEHSTKRLIGSEGEKLTPNEQLIYDILHNEPLSIDEIVDKSGMSFGHLHSVLLSLTIKRRIHQQPGSVYNVL; from the coding sequence ATGAGTATTGTAAGACCAGATCGGATCAAGCCAGAGCAAGAAGTGAAACCACCGATATTCGAGCACGTAATACAATCAGGTATAACTCGTGAATCTTTAATTGTGTTGCACGAAACGGAAGGGATCGGAAACGCCACAATTCGAAAAATAGTAGACCAAGGGTACCAGTTGCTATATCCATCGTTAAGTGATGCATCGAAATTGCGTGAAGGCGAGTGGCGGGAGCTTGGTGCAAAGCCGGAACAAGCAAGTGCGATCGTTGCAAGCTTTCGACCTGATGTGCTCGCTAGTAGAGTCCAATGGCATCTTAAGCATGAGGTTCAATTGGTGACCTATTTGGATGAAGGTTATCCACCACTTCTTCGAGAAATTGCTGATCCGCCCTGGGTTTTGTATTATAAAGGGAATTGGAAGCTGACCGCTCAGCTATGTATTGGTGTAGTCGGTACGCGCTTAGCGACAGCGTACGGACGCAAAGTTGCTGAGGAGCTCTCAGCCCGCTGCGCGAATCGGTTGACGATTGTGAGCGGATTAGCTAGGGGAATTGATACAGCGGCGCACATTGGGGCGCTGCGGGGCGAATACGGTACGATTGCCGTAATGGCTTCACCTATCAATCAATGCTATCCTCCAGAAAATCGCCAACTTTATGAGCAAATTGCACAAAAGGGTTTAATCGTAACTGAGGTAGCTCCAGGCACAAAGCTTCATAAAGGGATGTTTCCGATGCGCAATCGGATTATCGCCGCATTATCTCGCGGAGTTATCGTTGTAGAAGCCGCTCTGAAAAGTGGCGCACTAATTACAGCAGACTTAGCGATGGGATATAATCGGGATGTGTTTATCGTACCGGGTCCGGTAACTTCACCCAGTAGTCAAGGTGCTCTCGATTATTTTCGCCAAGGAGCTTACCCTGTACTCGACGAGAGTGATATATTCTTTGTCTATCAGCATGATATAGACATAAACGGAAGCGCCGCAAAGGAACATTCAACAAAGCGTCTTATAGGCAGTGAAGGGGAAAAGTTAACGCCAAACGAGCAGCTCATCTATGATATTTTGCACAATGAACCGCTCTCTATAGATGAAATAGTGGACAAATCTGGGATGTCGTTTGGACATTTACACTCGGTTCTGCTATCTTTAACAATAAAAAGACGAATTCACCAGCAACCCGGTTCTGTATATAATGTCCTTTAA
- the topA gene encoding type I DNA topoisomerase produces the protein MADSLVIVESPAKAKTIGKYLGSKFIVKASMGHIRDLPKSQIGVEVENDFHPKYITIRGKGNILKELRDASKKVKKVYLAADPDREGEAIAWHLAHYLEIDEKDACRVVFNEITKQAVKDAFKTPRPIDMDLVNAQQARRVLDRLVGYKISPLLWKKVKKGLSAGRVQSVAVKLIYDRENEIKAFIPEEYWSITAHLMKGKSNFEAKFHSLNGEKIELHSEADMQAIVDQIKDQAFAISEVKEKERMRHPSPPFITSSLQQEAARKLNFRASKTMQIAQQLYEGVELGKEGTVGLITYMRTDSTRISPVAQEEAKGFILEKYGDRFFPETPRVYAKKNANAQDAHEAIRPTSILRDPESMKAFLSRDQLRLYKLVWERFVASQMSSAILDTMTVDLNNGPVVFRANGSKMKFAGFTKVYVEGNDDGTTDEDRLLPALAVGEEVSLTELDPKQHFTQPPPRYTEARLVRALEELGIGRPSTYAPTLETIQKRYYVAIDEKKFVPTELGELVIQLMEEFFPEILDAEFTAHMEGDLDHVEEGTQNWVNVIGDFYESFEKRLAFAEDEMKEIEIKDEPSDEICEKCGSQMVFKMGRFGKFLACSGFPDCRNTKPIVKATGVLCPTCGKGHIVERRSKKGRMFYGCDQYPGCDFVSWDKPVVKRCPSCDSMMVEKRAKGELKLHCTSCTHVEEPEETDEALD, from the coding sequence GTGGCAGACTCGCTAGTAATTGTAGAATCACCTGCAAAAGCGAAGACGATCGGAAAGTACCTTGGAAGTAAGTTTATCGTCAAAGCGTCCATGGGTCATATTCGCGATTTACCGAAGAGTCAAATTGGGGTGGAGGTTGAAAACGACTTTCATCCGAAATACATCACGATTCGTGGCAAGGGCAACATTCTAAAGGAATTAAGAGATGCAAGTAAAAAGGTGAAAAAAGTGTATCTGGCAGCCGATCCGGATCGTGAAGGCGAAGCGATTGCTTGGCATTTGGCACACTACTTGGAAATTGATGAAAAGGATGCTTGCCGCGTTGTATTTAATGAAATAACAAAGCAAGCAGTTAAAGATGCATTTAAGACGCCACGCCCGATTGACATGGACCTCGTCAACGCACAGCAAGCTCGTCGTGTACTTGATCGTCTAGTCGGTTATAAGATCAGTCCATTATTATGGAAGAAAGTGAAGAAGGGCTTAAGCGCTGGCCGAGTTCAGTCTGTTGCGGTGAAATTAATTTATGACCGTGAGAATGAAATCAAAGCGTTTATTCCTGAAGAATATTGGAGCATTACCGCTCATCTAATGAAAGGGAAGTCGAACTTCGAAGCGAAGTTCCATTCCTTGAATGGCGAGAAGATTGAATTGCATAGTGAAGCGGATATGCAAGCGATTGTAGATCAAATTAAAGATCAAGCCTTTGCAATCAGTGAAGTGAAGGAAAAGGAGCGCATGCGCCATCCATCGCCTCCATTTATTACGAGCTCATTGCAGCAAGAAGCGGCTCGCAAGCTGAATTTCCGTGCATCTAAGACGATGCAGATCGCGCAACAGTTATACGAAGGTGTCGAGTTAGGCAAGGAAGGCACAGTTGGTCTTATTACGTATATGCGTACAGATTCAACCAGAATATCCCCAGTCGCGCAAGAAGAAGCGAAGGGTTTCATTTTAGAGAAGTATGGGGATCGTTTCTTTCCAGAAACGCCTCGTGTATATGCTAAAAAGAATGCAAACGCTCAAGATGCGCATGAAGCGATTCGTCCAACATCCATCCTTCGTGACCCTGAATCGATGAAAGCTTTCCTCTCTAGGGATCAGCTTCGCCTATATAAGCTCGTTTGGGAGCGATTCGTTGCTAGTCAGATGTCATCGGCAATTCTAGATACGATGACTGTTGATTTAAATAATGGTCCAGTTGTTTTCCGGGCTAATGGATCGAAGATGAAGTTCGCAGGATTTACAAAGGTATATGTAGAGGGTAATGATGATGGTACGACAGATGAAGACCGCTTATTGCCAGCGCTAGCAGTGGGTGAGGAGGTGTCTCTTACCGAGCTTGATCCTAAGCAGCATTTTACACAACCTCCTCCCAGATATACTGAAGCACGCCTAGTAAGAGCGCTTGAAGAGCTAGGCATAGGTCGTCCGAGTACGTATGCGCCTACACTAGAGACAATTCAGAAGCGATATTATGTTGCAATTGATGAGAAGAAGTTCGTACCTACTGAATTAGGCGAGCTTGTCATTCAATTGATGGAAGAGTTTTTCCCTGAAATTCTCGATGCGGAATTTACAGCACACATGGAAGGTGATTTAGACCATGTCGAGGAAGGGACACAAAATTGGGTTAATGTTATTGGGGATTTTTACGAATCGTTCGAGAAGCGTCTAGCATTCGCTGAAGACGAAATGAAGGAAATTGAAATTAAAGATGAGCCATCTGATGAAATTTGCGAAAAATGTGGAAGCCAGATGGTGTTCAAGATGGGCCGCTTTGGCAAATTTTTGGCATGCTCAGGATTTCCAGACTGTCGTAATACGAAGCCGATTGTTAAGGCAACCGGTGTCCTCTGTCCGACATGTGGAAAGGGACATATTGTCGAACGTCGGAGTAAAAAGGGCCGGATGTTCTACGGTTGCGATCAATATCCTGGATGTGACTTCGTATCATGGGATAAACCAGTCGTGAAGCGCTGTCCAAGCTGTGACAGTATGATGGTGGAGAAGAGAGCGAAAGGCGAGCTGAAGCTTCATTGTACTTCTTGTACTCATGTAGAGGAGCCAGAGGAAACGGATGAGGCTCTAGATTAA
- the sucD gene encoding succinate--CoA ligase subunit alpha, with protein MSILIDKNTKVITQGITGATGLFHAKGALDYGTQMVGGVTPGKGGTNVDITLENGNTVSLPVFNTVSDAVAATGATASVVYVAPPFAADAILEAVDAELDLVICITEGIPVLDMVKVMRYMEGKKTRLIGPNCPGVITPDEIKIGIMPGYIHKKGHVGVVSRSGTLTYEAVHQLTSVGIGQSSAVGIGGDPVKGSEFVDILKLFNEDPDTYAVIMIGEIGGTAEEEAAEWVKANMTKPVVGFIGGATAPAGKRMGHAGAIISGGKGTAAEKISVLEACGIRVAPTPSDMGSTLVSVLEERGMLEKCKS; from the coding sequence ATGAGTATTTTGATCGATAAAAACACCAAGGTGATTACCCAAGGCATTACGGGCGCAACGGGCTTGTTCCACGCCAAGGGTGCTTTGGATTATGGTACGCAGATGGTCGGCGGCGTAACGCCGGGCAAAGGCGGCACGAACGTTGATATTACATTAGAGAATGGCAACACAGTGTCATTACCTGTATTTAATACAGTTTCCGACGCGGTTGCAGCAACAGGTGCAACTGCATCGGTTGTCTACGTTGCACCGCCGTTCGCGGCAGATGCAATTCTTGAGGCAGTAGATGCAGAGCTTGATCTCGTTATCTGTATTACTGAAGGAATTCCTGTTCTAGACATGGTTAAAGTGATGCGTTATATGGAAGGCAAGAAAACGCGTCTGATCGGTCCGAACTGCCCTGGTGTAATTACACCAGACGAGATTAAGATCGGAATCATGCCTGGCTATATTCATAAGAAGGGTCACGTCGGTGTCGTTTCCCGTTCGGGAACGCTAACGTATGAGGCTGTTCATCAACTCACTTCGGTCGGTATCGGACAATCAAGTGCTGTTGGTATTGGTGGAGATCCTGTCAAGGGCTCGGAATTTGTCGACATTCTGAAGCTATTCAACGAAGATCCGGACACTTACGCGGTCATTATGATCGGGGAAATTGGCGGAACTGCGGAGGAAGAAGCAGCAGAATGGGTTAAGGCAAATATGACGAAGCCTGTTGTAGGCTTTATCGGCGGTGCGACTGCTCCAGCGGGCAAACGTATGGGACATGCGGGTGCAATTATTTCTGGTGGTAAAGGTACAGCAGCGGAAAAAATTTCAGTACTCGAAGCATGTGGCATTCGTGTAGCTCCGACACCATCAGACATGGGTTCGACACTCGTATCTGTGCTCGAAGAGCGCGGTATGCTAGAAAAATGCAAATCTTAA
- the flgB gene encoding flagellar basal body rod protein FlgB produces the protein MDLLGGASFQRLEGALTAASARQRVYANNIANGDTPNFKRSDVAFEDILSSAIGSNGSSLRLKTTNARHIPMGGAATPTPKVVTDESTIINNNGNNVDIDREMALLAENQLRYNLFIQQINHNVKMIRIGTEGRS, from the coding sequence ATGGACTTATTAGGTGGAGCTTCCTTTCAAAGACTTGAAGGCGCACTAACTGCTGCTTCTGCTCGTCAACGGGTATACGCAAATAATATAGCTAACGGAGACACTCCTAATTTCAAGAGATCAGATGTAGCATTTGAAGATATCTTATCAAGTGCGATCGGCTCTAATGGGAGTTCTTTGCGTTTGAAGACGACAAATGCGCGACACATTCCAATGGGTGGTGCTGCCACGCCAACTCCTAAAGTGGTTACAGACGAGTCAACAATCATTAACAACAACGGTAACAATGTTGATATTGACCGTGAGATGGCGTTATTAGCAGAAAACCAACTCAGATACAATTTGTTTATCCAACAAATCAATCACAATGTGAAGATGATCCGAATTGGAACAGAAGGGAGGAGTTAA
- the sucC gene encoding ADP-forming succinate--CoA ligase subunit beta, with amino-acid sequence MNIHEYQGKEVLRQYGVNVPRGKVAFTVEEAVNAAKELASPVTVVKAQIHAGGRGKAGGVKIAKSVDDVASYAQELLGKVLVTHQTGPEGKEVKRLLIEEGCDIKKEYYIGVVVDRGTGRVVMMGSEEGGMDIEEVAAHSPEKIIKVVVDPALGLQVFQARKLAYDINIPGELVNKAVKFMLALYKAFEDKDCSIAEINPLVITGSGDVMALDAKLNFDSNALFRHKDIVELRDLDEEDEKEIQASKFDLSYIALDGNIGCMVNGAGLAMATMDIIKYFGGEPANFLDVGGGATKDKVTEAFKIILMDHNVKGIFVNIFGGIMKCDIIAEGVVAAVRELGLDRPLVVRLEGTNVAKGKEILNSSGLNIVAADSMSDGAQKIVSLVK; translated from the coding sequence ATGAATATTCATGAGTATCAAGGCAAGGAAGTCTTAAGACAGTATGGCGTTAACGTGCCACGTGGCAAAGTTGCGTTTACAGTCGAGGAGGCTGTCAATGCAGCGAAGGAGCTTGCTAGCCCTGTAACCGTCGTTAAGGCGCAAATTCACGCTGGCGGTCGCGGTAAAGCTGGCGGTGTAAAAATTGCGAAGAGTGTCGACGATGTCGCGAGCTACGCACAGGAATTGCTTGGTAAAGTACTCGTTACACACCAAACAGGTCCAGAAGGTAAAGAAGTGAAGCGCCTATTGATCGAAGAAGGCTGCGACATTAAGAAAGAATATTATATCGGTGTCGTTGTTGACCGTGGCACTGGCCGCGTTGTCATGATGGGATCTGAAGAGGGCGGTATGGACATTGAGGAAGTTGCGGCTCATTCCCCTGAGAAGATCATTAAAGTTGTCGTAGACCCTGCTCTTGGTTTGCAAGTTTTCCAAGCGCGCAAATTGGCTTATGACATCAATATTCCTGGAGAGCTTGTAAATAAAGCGGTCAAGTTCATGCTCGCATTATACAAAGCGTTCGAGGACAAAGATTGCTCAATTGCAGAGATCAATCCCTTAGTTATAACAGGCTCCGGCGATGTTATGGCACTTGATGCGAAGCTCAACTTCGACTCCAATGCGCTATTCCGTCATAAGGATATTGTCGAACTTCGTGACTTGGATGAAGAAGATGAGAAGGAAATCCAAGCTTCCAAGTTTGATCTCTCGTACATTGCATTAGATGGCAACATTGGCTGTATGGTCAATGGCGCTGGTCTTGCAATGGCTACGATGGACATCATTAAATACTTTGGTGGCGAGCCTGCGAACTTCCTGGACGTAGGTGGCGGCGCAACGAAGGATAAAGTAACGGAAGCTTTTAAGATTATCCTGATGGATCACAATGTAAAAGGAATTTTCGTTAACATCTTTGGTGGCATTATGAAGTGCGATATTATCGCAGAGGGTGTCGTTGCTGCGGTTCGCGAACTTGGTCTAGATCGACCACTTGTTGTTCGTCTAGAAGGCACTAACGTAGCTAAAGGTAAAGAAATTTTGAATAGCTCAGGCTTGAACATTGTAGCTGCAGATTCGATGTCGGACGGCGCGCAAAAAATCGTGTCGCTCGTGAAATGA